In Candidatus Neomarinimicrobiota bacterium, the DNA window TGTCGCAGAAGCCGTGCGTGACGTATCTCCCCTCCGCGTCCACCTCTTCCACTTTTCCGGAAGATTCCTCCACCTGGACTTTTTTTCCAATCTCAACTATTCTCCCATTCTTCAGGAAGATTTCTCCCCCGAACTCCTTCTCTCTGACCGGATCAATGATGTTGGCATTTCTGATGAGGTATAACCGGGGCAGTGGTCGTGACTGCATTCCTTCTTACCCGGGCTGGTCGCCCAAAAGCAGGTAGAGAATCGACATCCTCACCGCGACGCCGTTGAGGACCTGATCAAGAATGATTGCGTTATCGCTGTCCGCCACATCGCTGTCGATTTCAACACCCCGATTCATGGGACCCGGATGCATAATAGTCACCTGTTTGTCCAGACGCCCGAGACGCTCCCTCGTGATCCCGAAAAGATCACGGTATTCCCTGATAGAAGGGATAAAACAGACCCCATGCCTTTCCCTCTGGATTCTCAAGACATTGATGGCGTCGGCCCAATCCAGAACCTGATCCAGGTCGTAGTCTATCCTCACACCAAGCTCTTCGATGCCCAGAGGCATCAGCGTGGGCGGTCCACACAAAGTCACACTTGCACCCATCCTGTTAAGACCGATAATGTTCGACCGGGCAACGCGGCTGTGGGCAATATCACCGATGATGGCGACATTCAGTCCCTTGATTTCACCAAACTTTTCCTGGAGAGTCATCATATCGAGGAGGGCCTGGGTGGGGTGCTCGTGAGTTCCGTCACCCGCGTTGATTACGACGGCCTTCACGTACCTGGTCAGATGAACAGGGGCACCCGGGACGGGATGCCTGATTACAATGCAGTCAACTTTCATGGCTTCGATGTTTTGAGCCGTATCCTTGAAACTTTCACCTTTCATGAGACTGCTTGTGTCGGACGAAAAGTTCACCGTATCTGCCGATAATCGCTTCTGAGCCAGCTCAAACGAGATTCTCGTGCGCGTGGAGGATTCAAAGAAGAGATTCACCACAGTTTTTCCCTGGAGGGTAGGGACCTTTCGGATGGGCCGATCGAGCACCTCCCGAAAAGAGAACGCCGTTTCCAGGATTGTGGCCGTCTCCTCAGCGGACACGTCCGCCAGACCCAGCAAGTGCCTGTTCTTCAGAAACCCCATGGTTCGCTACTTGTATTCCACCAGGTATACCTCATCCCGGCCGTCAACTTCATTCATGCGAACCAGCACATGCTCGTTGTCAGCGGTTGGGATGTTTTTTCCTACAAAATCGGCCTTGATCGGCATCTCACGATGACCTCGGTCCACAAGGACGGCAACCGATACTCTTGCGGCCCGGCCGAAATCCATGATTTCCGACAGGGCGGCCCTGATGGTTCGGCCTGTAAAGAGAACGTCATCAGCCAAAATCAATGACATGCCATCGATGGAGAATGGGATATCGGTCCCTTTTATCTGAGGTTGAATGAGGCGCTCGCGGAAATCGTCGCGATAGAATGTGACGTCGAGGAAGCCCACGGGGATTTTCCGTCCCGAAATCTCTCTCAGCTTCGAAGCGAGACGGGTTGCGATGAATTCTCCCCGCGTGCGAATCCCGATGAGCGCAACATCCTCACACGAACCGTACAGATCAGCAATCTCGTGGGCCACACGCATCAGAGACCTGTCGATCCCCTCTTCGTCGAGAACCTGAGCTTTGGCTACTGCAGACATGAGATTCAGGCTGAGGCTAAGGCTGAGGCAGTGGCCAAGTTCCTAGTGAACGAAGTACGACGTAGACTGCTTAATGACAATTCAGACTCTCTGTTTTCCTTCCCCATCCTTCGTCTTAGCCTGTGCCTTATCCTTAAGAGTCCCAAAATAGAAAAAATCCTCCCAGAGAGGAGGATCACTCTCATGCCCTTACCTTCTCGCGGGAATGGTTTAAAGGACATTTTTCCTGAATAAATATACGGCTTAGCCTGTTTCCATCAAATCCTTTTGATATGCCAGTGTGATCATCTGGGCAAGCTCGCGAGTGTCACTTCCGGTAACTATGGTCTCACCCAGGCAAAGATCCACAGCCTCCTTGTCGAACCATGTCAACTGCTTTTTGGCATACTGGCGTGTTTCAATATGAATCCGGTTCAGCATCTCATCATAGTGAATCTTGTTCTTCAGAAAGGCCGCTATCTGACCGTATCCAAGGCTGTCCATGGGATGCACGTCACGCGTATATCGACGGGCCCGGAGCCGCTTCACTTCATCAATCCACCCGTCCTGGAGCATCTTTTCGATCCTGTTTCTGATCCGGGTTTCGAGAACCTTCGCGGACACCTTCAGATATGCCGAAAAATAGTGATACGGGGAGGATTTTCTCTCCTGGCGTCGAAAGTGTTCTGACGCCGAAACTCCGGTCATTTCATATATTTCCATGGCCCGCAGCAACCGCTTGTGATTATTGGGATGGGTGATCTTAGCATATTGAGGGTCAATCTTGCGAAGCCTTTTCAGAAGCGCAGCGGATCCTATTTCCTTCAGCTCACTTTGGAGTCTCTTGCGGACGGCAAGATCGGAAGCGCTTCCCTCAAATAGTCCTTGAGTCAGAGCTCGATAGTAGAGGCCGCTTCCCCCACAAATGACGGGTTGGTTTCCCCTTCCCAGGATTTCCCCGATGCAAGCCTCAGCTGTCCGAGCGTATTCCCCGGCAGAAATGGGGTGATCCGGCCGCATGATTCCGTAAAGATGGTGGGGAATCTCCTGGCGCTCCAGTTCAGTGGGTTGGGCCGTACCCACGGTCATCCCCTCGTAGACCTGCCGGGAATCAAGGGCAACGATCTCACCCCCCAGCTCTTTCGCCACCTCAACGGCCACCGCACTTTTTCCAACGGCGGTAGGTCCCACAATGACGATAACCTTCAAACGATTGGAATCAGGACCGCTCAAAACGCCGGTCCAGTTCATCGAGACTCAGATTCACGATGATGGGACGTCCATGGGGACAGTAATAAGGATGTTCGGTTGCAAAGAGACGATCGATAAGTGTTTGCATCTCCTCAACAGTCAGACGATCTCCCGCCTTAACCGCAGCCCGGCATGAAAACGACGCGGCCAATCCCTCCCGGTGAGAATTGTATTCTTTGTGGTGCCCGCGATAATCGTCGATGATCTCCTTGAGTATCTTTTTCTCGTTCCCCCATCCCATCTCGGAAGGCACGGCCTCAATGAGAACCGTGTTCTTCCCGAATTCCTTCATCCTGAAACCAATCTTGTTCAGGTAGGAAAGTAGATCCATGAGAACAGCATAATCATCGGGAGGCAACTCCACCACCTCAGGAAAGAGGAGGACCTGGCTTGACATTGACGAACCTTCCATCGCCCTTAAAGCCTGTTCAAAAAGAACCCTTTCATGGGCCACATGTTGGTCGATAATCACCAGACCGCTTTTGATCTCCGATACGATGTATTTTCTATGAACCTGCCAGATACTTTCAAGGCCCACTCTCTCGTCGTCAGCTTTCCGGGTCGAGAATGACCTGATGTATTCCTTGGCCCTCTCCACAGGTTCCATCTGAAATGAAGATCGAGCTTGCGCCCCGGATCTCTCCAAACGCAGTTCACTCTGCTGAGACGCCTGAATGTCACGGGGTGAAAAGTCCGGTATGGTCTTCAGTATATCCGAAATTGCTTCAGTGGCGGCCGTTTTCAACACGTGGTAAATGCGCCATTCGTCCCTGAACCGCACTTCGATCTTGACGGGATGAACATTAACATCCACCTGATCACGAGGAACATCCAGATGGAGCACGAAAAAGGGGAATTCACCCCGGGAAATCAGTGACCTGTAAGCAGAATAAACGGCGGAATTCATCAGGGGATTGACAATATATCGTCCATTCAGAAAAAGGAATTGCTCTCCTCTTCGCTTTCGAACGAGGTTAAGGTTTCCAACAAATCCGTGCACCCTGAACGGTTCCTTTTCAAACTGAACAGGGAGAATGCTCTTGCGGTAGGTGGGGTCGAAAACTTTCCCGATCCTTTCTTCCAGGTTCTCTGACTGTAAATCCATGATCTCTTTCTTGTCAGACATGAGCCGGAAGGCGATTTGAGGGTAACTGAGGGCAAATCGCCTTACAGTCCGAACGATATGCCTGAATTCCACCTGGGGACTCTTTAGAAACTTCCGGCGGGCAGGAACGGAGAAAAACAGATCACTGACCGTAACAGAGGTACCCCCAGGAGCAGGAAAGGGAACCGGTTCGGAAGGCACACCATCGGTAACGACAAGTTCATGACCTTCCCCACTCCCGTCTGCCGTCGAAATGGTTCTTACTTTGGCCACGGAAGCTATGCTCGCCAGCGCCTCACCTCGGAAGCCAAGAGTGTCGATCCG includes these proteins:
- a CDS encoding aspartate carbamoyltransferase catalytic subunit, with amino-acid sequence MGFLKNRHLLGLADVSAEETATILETAFSFREVLDRPIRKVPTLQGKTVVNLFFESSTRTRISFELAQKRLSADTVNFSSDTSSLMKGESFKDTAQNIEAMKVDCIVIRHPVPGAPVHLTRYVKAVVINAGDGTHEHPTQALLDMMTLQEKFGEIKGLNVAIIGDIAHSRVARSNIIGLNRMGASVTLCGPPTLMPLGIEELGVRIDYDLDQVLDWADAINVLRIQRERHGVCFIPSIREYRDLFGITRERLGRLDKQVTIMHPGPMNRGVEIDSDVADSDNAIILDQVLNGVAVRMSILYLLLGDQPG
- the pyrR gene encoding bifunctional pyr operon transcriptional regulator/uracil phosphoribosyltransferase PyrR, whose product is MSAVAKAQVLDEEGIDRSLMRVAHEIADLYGSCEDVALIGIRTRGEFIATRLASKLREISGRKIPVGFLDVTFYRDDFRERLIQPQIKGTDIPFSIDGMSLILADDVLFTGRTIRAALSEIMDFGRAARVSVAVLVDRGHREMPIKADFVGKNIPTADNEHVLVRMNEVDGRDEVYLVEYK
- the miaA gene encoding tRNA (adenosine(37)-N6)-dimethylallyltransferase MiaA, which produces MNWTGVLSGPDSNRLKVIVIVGPTAVGKSAVAVEVAKELGGEIVALDSRQVYEGMTVGTAQPTELERQEIPHHLYGIMRPDHPISAGEYARTAEACIGEILGRGNQPVICGGSGLYYRALTQGLFEGSASDLAVRKRLQSELKEIGSAALLKRLRKIDPQYAKITHPNNHKRLLRAMEIYEMTGVSASEHFRRQERKSSPYHYFSAYLKVSAKVLETRIRNRIEKMLQDGWIDEVKRLRARRYTRDVHPMDSLGYGQIAAFLKNKIHYDEMLNRIHIETRQYAKKQLTWFDKEAVDLCLGETIVTGSDTRELAQMITLAYQKDLMETG
- the mutL gene encoding DNA mismatch repair endonuclease MutL codes for the protein MGHIRILPDELKNKIAAGEVVERPASIAKELIENSIDAGATQIEITVAGGGNVSVQVVDNGDGLDREDLELAFSRYATSKIVNFEDLRRIDTLGFRGEALASIASVAKVRTISTADGSGEGHELVVTDGVPSEPVPFPAPGGTSVTVSDLFFSVPARRKFLKSPQVEFRHIVRTVRRFALSYPQIAFRLMSDKKEIMDLQSENLEERIGKVFDPTYRKSILPVQFEKEPFRVHGFVGNLNLVRKRRGEQFLFLNGRYIVNPLMNSAVYSAYRSLISRGEFPFFVLHLDVPRDQVDVNVHPVKIEVRFRDEWRIYHVLKTAATEAISDILKTIPDFSPRDIQASQQSELRLERSGAQARSSFQMEPVERAKEYIRSFSTRKADDERVGLESIWQVHRKYIVSEIKSGLVIIDQHVAHERVLFEQALRAMEGSSMSSQVLLFPEVVELPPDDYAVLMDLLSYLNKIGFRMKEFGKNTVLIEAVPSEMGWGNEKKILKEIIDDYRGHHKEYNSHREGLAASFSCRAAVKAGDRLTVEEMQTLIDRLFATEHPYYCPHGRPIIVNLSLDELDRRFERS